GTTCTGTAGCGTTTGTAAAGGTCAGCAGAGAGCCCCGGCCGAGAAGACGTGTGTCAGCTGTGGAGAGTCGTACTGCTCTTTGCATATTATGCCccatttggaaaacaaatttTTCCTTCAGCATGTGCTTGTGAGCCCCACTGCCGAAACAAACAGGCTCTGCAGAGACCACGGCAAAGAACTGGAGCTTTATTGCAAAACTGACTCGACCCCGTTATGTGTTTATTGCATGCTGCCCTCTGAGACTAAACACCTGGCTGGCCATGACGTTGTCAAGCTAGCGGAGGCGAGACACATTGTAAAAGTAAGTAGGCCAACAACAACTTACGAAGTGTCCTCACAGGTAACCAAGATACACTAATGATCTCTGGGTTTCAAattcagatttgtattttcatgcaggacAGCTTGTACTATTGATCTGGACACGTTTCAACTAAAGTGGACACCACCCTGTAACTATAAAACGACGGTACCTCTATAAGTAAAGTTACAGTAGACACACCTATATACTATCTGATCGCTGTAATACGTTTATATGCGTTACAGTAATACGTTTCCATAATAGGTTACAGTCACAGATAAAGTCTTCCCTCCTGGAAGTTATCCCGCCACTGAATGAATTGCAGATCAAAAATATTATGCAAACGATAGAAAGTAGAAAAAAGGCTTTTATGTTTATACATGATTTTTACTGGCAATAAGTAGctgtagctgcacaaaacaaattcGTAATGTAACTACCCTTATCCCTTGCTCTAAACTTgaggccaataaaaaaaaaaaaaaaacacatctttctTAAGCCCAGAGGTTAAACTACTGGCAGTAGTCTTTTGCAGGGTTTCTGACCGCCATTAGAATTTGtactataaaacaaaaaacacatgaaaaaggTTGCTGCCAGTGTATTTGTTCAGGTTCCAGTCACTCTGTTGATAGATGATAAGAGcctttttaatgcaatttctTAACCCCCTGATTACTAAAATAATTGTTTGTGTTCTTTAGGAGGAATGTCTCGACAAACTTGGCAATATAAAAGAAAATCTTTCACAGGTCCAAGGAAGTCTCCAGAAATTGGATGAAACTGCTTCTTGTTCAAAGGTACTGCAaattattttcaggtattatttTGATCATAAGCACATGTGACTTTTTCACAACTAGGCACATGAGGTAATTTTTTTCATTGGCTTATATGCACAGATTGGTATAATTCTCCCATATGTAAATTTTATAGGGAATGCAGATTTATGAGTAAGTAAGTATATTTACTCAAGATCCACTTTCTTAAATATGAAGTTTTGAAAATCCGTATTACTActaattaaaatgatattgtCGTTCAGAAGTACCTTGCGTTGGTTAACAGCGTGGCATCCAAGCAGTAACTTCCCTTTCTTCACAATAGGATGCTCTTGAAAAGCAACAGCAAGGATACATAGGCTTCTTGAAAAAAGTAAAGCTGTTCATAGATATTGAGGAGAAGGCTTGGGAGAAAAGGTTTTCAGTCGCTAAGCTGCAGGAAAGCGGCCTGATAAAACATAAAGCAGAGAAGCTGGAACAACTACAAACAAAGCTTCAGGAAGCTGTGTCCGCTATGGAAAAAGCCTTGTCAAACCAAGACCCTGTGACTTTGCTGCAGGCAAGTACAGCTTCATCCTGATCCTTTTTAGACAGGGTACAAAAACAGACTTGTCTAAATTGAAGCAGATCCGTCGCAATCTGTTTATGATTGACCATTGTCATTTACATCCACACAAATTGTACTGGTGTTAATGTTCTGAAACTAGGAGTCCACAAATCATGTTAGATGCTGCGTATGTAGCAGTAACACAGGCATTTTCCCAGTGCTGGTTTCCTGGTCAGGTAAGTTACATTAACAGATGAAATAGTGCTATATAAATGCCCTTCATTTTAGTGTGGTACTATAAAACATCTTCTGTGTCAAAGTTAAATATTGATAAGCCCCTTTACTATTTATAATAGTTAAAACAGTTGAATGGAATATGTTTAATTTAAACTCCTTTTTATGTATTTCAACAGCTTTTGAAAAATGTTGCatggtatgtatttatttattttttatttgataaacTTTCACATTATTTGATTATCCCATAACACACCTGACAAGCATTATTTATGTTTCATTCACATGTTATGGCTAATTTTCTTCATGTTATTAATTTCACCAGgggatttacccattgagactgaggcctcatttacaagggggttcTGGAAAACAATTAAAGACAATTGCAAtgtacaagcaacacaataaaaacaaatgcggttcaaacttaatcagcagcatacagagatcaaagaacagaatCAATAAGACATATCTATTTGTTAAagtggactgaaggagaagcattggcaggaggttctaatcAATTCCCAAAcacgatctttaaaaccagaagagagattatcaaattccatcttcatactatgatggaaacaATTCCACGTCTTCTGCAGTGGATATGCAAAAGATCATTCTCCTATATTTGTTCAAACCCTTGGAACAGCTAAAttaacagaatcctgagagcTAAACTATAGCCAATGCTTGTCCTTTCTACCAGAGCACTCAAATAGAGAGGTAGCAATCCTTTAAAaaccttaaacacaaaacagtaccaaTGAAAAAGTTATGTTTTTTATGTGACTTATTTCTTAGTTGTTCAACCTCAGAAGCTGAATTCTGTATTAATGTTTGGTTGTGTTTGTTACTACTCTTATGTGGTTTGAAAGCTTTAGTAAGCCTCTGTAAGCATCACTAGTATTAGTACAGGCACTTGAGCAATCATTCTGTTTATCTCTTTAGGAATGACCTGTATCAAAAGGGCTTTTGTACTCCTAAGATCCAGGAAATAATGAAAGGTCTCACTGCTGAGCCTGATGGTTCCAAAAGAAGAATTCCTCTGTTCAACAGTTTGCGTGGCACGTTTTCAGGTATTGTGTGCAATTATTATTGTActtcatatttattttagaaaaccaaccttccttgttttattgtatatggtacttttacatttatttgtgttAATTGCATAAATAtagcattatttttaaaatagcttTATATGTTTTGAATCATCGTGGGCAAGCGCGtttcatttcatgtttttttttatatgttaaagtaaaatatatttaaatgtttgttttgctcatttgtattttttttcctggctGTTTTTCTTCTTCTAGATGAAGAGATAACATTGGATCCAAAGACAGCCCATCCCCAGTTGAAGATAAACAACGAGCTTAACACAGTCGTCGCAACTCGAGAACAGAGCATGGAAGAGCCTGACTGTGAGAGTTCTAGCAGCTGGTTTTGTGTGCTTGGCACTGGTGCCTTCAGCACTGGCTTGCACTGCTGGGAGGTGACAGTGAGAGGACTCCCCTCGTGGGCTGTAGGGGTTGCTTACAGAAGCATCTCCAGGGATCCTCCCGACAGTAAGCTCGGGAGCAATGACAAGGCCTGGGCCCTGTCATACAGCAAGAGCCGCCAGCACTTCTGCGCACAGCACAACTTACTCATGTATTCATTCAGTGTTAACAAGACCCCAGACAAAATAGGGCTGTTTTTAGACAACGACAGTGGAGTTCTTTCCTTCTATGATGCTGACTTGCTTGAATGcttgtacacattttattgcaGTTTTAAAGCACCCGTATATCCCGCCTTTTGTCCCAAATTTGAGAAGGACACAGAATTTGTTACTGAAGCAATGAGGGTACGAAAGAGTATACTTTTCTAAGCATGTGTTCTTCTTAAGGGAACAGTGATGGTTGATACCTGATGTATCTTTATTCTTTGAGCATTTATCAAAGTTTTGTGAGCGTACCACATGATGTAGCACTATTAAAAGCAGTCCTCAGAATGTACAGTATTGTATGAGCAGCTTCCTACATGGGAATGCAAACCCCAGAGTCCTTTATCATATGTCTGTCAGTAACCACTGTCAATAAAGTTAAGACCTCCTACTAACAAGTGTTTCCTAGCAATTTTTGACACTGTATTTTCCTGCACttgcttattatttttttattcttttaaagaATGCACTTGCTGTCAATTATTTATAAATCAAGTATGTGACAGACAGAAAACATGAAATAAAGATATTTCACTCTTATAAGTCTTATAACTCTTGACAGTTAATTGCACAAATACTATATTTGACTGTAAAAGGGCCCTTCTAATTCCCTGTTTGTATGTTTAAGTCAGATAAAGTAGAAGCACTGGAGTACAGTATACTGTGTATATACTTAGATATAGAGAGAGCGGCACAGATCCAATAGCAatgaaacttggtttggacattctttagcacaagcaaCGTACTGTATATTGAGTGTCATAATCTGGAGATGCCCATCTGTCTTTAAAAATTTAAATGTTACAATTGCATTTCTTATATCTAtagaactgtatttatttattttttatttgataaacTTTCAGATTATTTGATTATCCCATAACACACCTGACAAGCATTATTTATGTTTCGTTCACATGTTATGGCTAATTTTCTTCATGTTATTAATTTCACCAGgggatttacccattgagactgaggcctcatttacaagggggttcTGGAAAACAATTAAAGACAATTGCAAtgtacaagcaacacaataaaaacaagtgcggttcaaacttaatcagcagcatacagagatcaaagaacagaatCAATAAGACATATCTATTTGTTAAagtggactgaaggagaagcattggcaggaggttctaataAAGATATTTCACTGTTCATCCCATTGAGATACAACTTAGTTGAGACATTCTTTATGTTATTGAGGTTATCTAGAGGAATGTGTCAGTTCATTTTTACATGCACATATATTTATGATACTTGCATAGTTACCGTTTTGAAAAACATGGTCAATGGGTCTGTTAACTAGAGAAAGGAACAATCCTCTACTTTGCAGTACAGATACAAAGTCTCTTAATATCACCTGGGCAGTTTATGATAATGTCAAACAAGCCTACTGTAATAAATCCAGGCAGTAATAGGGGTCAGTAATAGGTAATAGGGGTCATGGCAGGTCAGGGTTCCCACTCTTTTCAAGAAATAATTGTTCAGGacattttcaattacattttacaataaatagGGAGACATTACTCACTGAGTGGCGAAACACGCAATTACTATCAATGATTGGCTGCCACACAGCCTCAGTAGGTACCTCATGTGTAAAAACATTGTCATGTCACACCTCTCCACTGGCCTCTGGTGACAGGGTGCATCAGATTCAAGACCCTGGTGCTTGCCTACAGGGCAACTAAGGGAACAGCTCAAGGCTATGGACTGTccctacacacaccagcaccaagtTGGTGCTAATCAATCTCTAAACCTATCAATGAACCCATTTTCAAACAGCAATATTGACCCTCCCTTTTCTTTACTACTATAATATCTAAAGATTTACTAATAGGCTTGTGTTCTTCATGTTTTTAAACTTCAGTATTGATCATCTTGTTTCTTTATTAGGCTACTTTAATATCTTCCACCCAGACTTTTCACTAGGTTAGTATTCTTCACTTCATGTCTTGAAGAGCTGCAGTGTGTGCAGGCTCTCTATACAGCCCACCATTAACACACCTGATCAATTAATCAGCAAGACGACCTTTGTCACCAAAACAAAATCTTGCACATGCTGCACCTCTCCAGAACAAGGAGTGGAGAATAGTAGAAACATGAAAAGCACATCCAATGTCATAACTTGAACTGAAATGAAACAACAAAAATAAGTACT
The Acipenser ruthenus chromosome 10, fAciRut3.2 maternal haplotype, whole genome shotgun sequence DNA segment above includes these coding regions:
- the LOC117403609 gene encoding E3 ubiquitin-protein ligase TRIM41-like encodes the protein MDSAAINEELICAVCRDVFVEPVTLPCGHNYCNECVNQLKKSALGTTARGRSHYTCPLCLAPCETEIELKKNVVLHNIIEKICQQQLQPGANVFCSVCKGQQRAPAEKTCVSCGESYCSLHIMPHLENKFFLQHVLVSPTAETNRLCRDHGKELELYCKTDSTPLCVYCMLPSETKHLAGHDVVKLAEARHIVKEECLDKLGNIKENLSQVQGSLQKLDETASCSKDALEKQQQGYIGFLKKVKLFIDIEEKAWEKRFSVAKLQESGLIKHKAEKLEQLQTKLQEAVSAMEKALSNQDPVTLLQLLKNVAWNDLYQKGFCTPKIQEIMKGLTAEPDGSKRRIPLFNSLRGTFSDEEITLDPKTAHPQLKINNELNTVVATREQSMEEPDCESSSSWFCVLGTGAFSTGLHCWEVTVRGLPSWAVGVAYRSISRDPPDSKLGSNDKAWALSYSKSRQHFCAQHNLLMYSFSVNKTPDKIGLFLDNDSGVLSFYDADLLECLYTFYCSFKAPVYPAFCPKFEKDTEFVTEAMRVRKSILF